The Chryseobacterium nakagawai genome has a segment encoding these proteins:
- a CDS encoding acyltransferase — protein sequence MIHPLADVQSQNIGEGTSVWQFCVILKGAKIGSGCNINCQVLIENEVTIGDNVTIKPGVQIWDGVDLEDNVFIGPNVTFTNDLFPKSKNKNFTLEKTLVKKGASIGANATILAGVTIGENALIGAGSVVTKNVPDNEIWVGNPAKFLKNNNNDKVS from the coding sequence ATGATACACCCTTTAGCTGACGTACAGTCTCAAAATATAGGCGAAGGAACTTCGGTATGGCAATTCTGTGTCATTTTAAAAGGTGCCAAAATCGGAAGTGGATGCAATATCAACTGCCAGGTCCTTATAGAAAATGAGGTTACTATTGGAGATAATGTCACCATTAAACCCGGAGTTCAAATTTGGGATGGGGTAGATCTTGAAGACAATGTATTCATCGGACCTAATGTAACTTTTACCAACGACCTATTTCCAAAATCTAAAAATAAAAATTTCACATTAGAAAAAACTTTGGTAAAAAAAGGAGCTTCGATTGGTGCCAATGCGACTATTTTAGCTGGAGTTACGATAGGTGAAAATGCATTAATTGGTGCAGGCAGCGTAGTGACCAAAAATGTTCCCGATAATGAAATATGGGTGGGAAACCCTGCAAAATTTTTAAAGAATAATAACAATGATAAAGTTTCTTGA
- a CDS encoding sugar 3,4-ketoisomerase: protein MTPHIIDFSKIGSPELGYITVAETQKNIPFPINRVYWTYFTPQDVIRGGHAHKKLQQVIFAVSGTIEFNTKDLDGNEATFVLDNPSKGLYIPELIWRDIKFSHSAVLLCLASEHYDEHDYFRDFEEFKNYKK, encoded by the coding sequence ATGACTCCGCATATTATAGATTTTTCAAAGATCGGATCTCCGGAATTAGGATATATTACTGTAGCAGAAACTCAAAAAAATATTCCTTTTCCCATCAATAGAGTTTACTGGACTTATTTTACGCCTCAAGATGTAATCCGTGGAGGACATGCCCATAAGAAACTACAGCAAGTGATCTTTGCCGTTTCAGGAACAATAGAATTCAACACTAAGGACCTGGATGGCAATGAGGCAACATTCGTTTTAGACAACCCTTCCAAGGGACTTTATATTCCGGAATTAATCTGGAGAGATATTAAGTTCAGCCACAGTGCAGTACTTTTATGCCTTGCTTCTGAACATTATGACGAGCATGATTATTTCAGAGATTTTGAAGAGTTTAAAAATTACAAAAAATGA
- the rfbA gene encoding glucose-1-phosphate thymidylyltransferase RfbA: MKGIILAGGSGTRLYPLTIAVSKQLMPVYDKPMIYYPLSTLLLAGIKDILIITTPHDQAGFIKLLGDGSQIGCNIEYVVQPSPDGLAQAFILGDQFIGNDPAALVLGDNIFYGSEMGTLLKNKTNPDGGVVFAYHVADPERYGVVEFDDNFKAVSIEEKPLKPKSNYAVPGLYFYDNNVVEIAKNIQPSARGELEITDINNVYLKNEKLEVGVLDRGTAWLDTGTFDSLHDASEFVSVIEKRQGFKIGCIEEIAFRNKFINEEKLLETAVKYGKSGYGQYLKQLVGQ; the protein is encoded by the coding sequence ATGAAAGGAATAATATTAGCCGGAGGTTCCGGAACAAGACTTTACCCTCTAACAATTGCCGTAAGCAAGCAATTAATGCCTGTTTATGATAAACCTATGATTTACTATCCGCTATCCACCCTTCTTCTGGCTGGAATTAAGGATATATTAATCATTACGACTCCACATGATCAAGCCGGGTTCATTAAACTTTTAGGTGATGGATCTCAAATTGGCTGTAATATAGAATATGTTGTACAGCCAAGTCCGGATGGACTGGCACAAGCCTTTATTCTGGGCGATCAGTTTATTGGTAATGATCCTGCAGCTCTTGTTTTAGGAGATAATATCTTCTATGGTTCTGAAATGGGGACTTTATTAAAAAACAAAACCAATCCGGATGGGGGTGTTGTTTTTGCTTACCACGTTGCAGACCCTGAAAGATATGGTGTCGTAGAATTTGATGACAATTTCAAAGCAGTTTCTATTGAAGAGAAACCTTTGAAACCTAAATCTAATTATGCAGTACCTGGTCTATATTTTTACGACAACAACGTTGTGGAGATTGCTAAAAACATCCAGCCTTCTGCAAGAGGAGAATTGGAAATCACTGATATTAACAATGTTTACCTTAAAAATGAAAAACTTGAAGTAGGGGTTCTGGACAGAGGTACAGCATGGCTGGATACAGGAACTTTTGATTCCCTTCATGATGCTTCGGAATTCGTAAGTGTTATTGAAAAAAGACAAGGTTTCAAGATTGGATGTATTGAGGAAATTGCTTTCAGAAATAAATTCATCAACGAAGAAAAATTACTGGAAACAGCAGTAAAATATGGTAAAAGTGGTTATGGTCAGTATTTAAAACAACTTGTTGGTCAGTAA